DNA from Larimichthys crocea isolate SSNF chromosome XIII, L_crocea_2.0, whole genome shotgun sequence:
AATCATCCATCCAGGCCAGTTGATAAACGGACAACATGGAGGAGCATGTGCCAAAGCCTGAGAGCTTTGACCCATACAAAGACAGCAATCTTCTCATCTCCCCGGTCACTGTTTTGCTTATCAAAACTGCAGCAATAGTCTGGTGACAATCTCTTATCTGCATCAAAACAGCAATGAATTTGGTTGCCATGGTGGTTAAGGCATGACGCGTCTTGTTCAGAGAAATTGTGTGCGTCAAACAAGAACTCCTGGTCTGTGATGTTGACTTTAAATGCTGCAGACATCAGTCTAGCCTCTGGAATTAGAAAGTGGGATAAAGGCCTTAACAATGCCTTTTGGCTGTTTTGCCTGATAATGCAGGGTGAATAGTTGTTCTGGGTGCCCACACAAGTGCTAATCAGGTATAAAACAGGCTGGGGCATGGAAATGTGAGATTAGAATTGCATTTGTAAAGTCTCACAGAGCTTTGCAGTATTTTGATTAGTTTATATCTTAGTGAAAGAGGCACTTTAAAATGCTTCAATTACAGTAAGGACAGATTGAATTTCAAGGGACCTACACTTAAGAAAGAAGTACAAGTCTAAGCTAtgaagtgaatgagtgaataaaGAACTGGTATTCATAAAATCATTTTGCCATCATGGTTAGTGGGTTACCCTATgcagcctttgtgtgtgtgtgtgtgtgtgtgtgtgtgtgtgtgtgtgtgtgtgtgtgtgagagagagagagagtgtatgtTCTTGTTTTTGGACTCTGACCCTCCACGTTGAATGCTGGCACTGTTAAAAGGGGAAAGATAACGCTTTGTGTTGTATATTTACAACAATAAGAGGTTGcgtaatttttatttttgattacaGAAAgaatttttcttcttcttgttcaaATCTCCACCGAAACAAAGACACCATTTTGAATTAGAAACAAGTAAGAGCGCGACGgatttatttttcactctcacaactctttttgttttatatgaaacCTAATAGGATGAATATAGGAGGCCTCTCTCACATCACGTTGGTCACCCATGTTTCTCACAGCCGTTTCTCAATTCCAGCGTTCACACCAAGGTGCAGTTTCATGGCAAGCATTGACACGTACAAGAATAAGAAGGATAATCTGCCTCTGGAGAAAGCAGGAGGCGAAACTGTCACAGGAGGCAGGACGTGTTAAGACACGAGTAAGGTTCTAGTTGCCTCCtgggaaaaaaagcagcacatgtCCCCATGTGACATGTGACCATAGTAGTCTCTCTCTATATGTTTATGATGTAATACTTATCAGTGCTGTGTACTTTCAGGATGGCTTGCCAATACACTGTAGGCTATCTGAACtgatttcttcttatttttactTGTTCTGTAAAAGATACAGACATTGGTCACATATGTATTTTCAagattcatctttttattttatttttattttttataacttacacaaattacaaaaagtttccaacttcacaacatacataaaaaaaagtatatacatgtatatacatgttTGACAAGTGCAGAGGtgcaacattttctgttgtgGGTATACACccagtttaatttggtttagaGTACAATTCAACTATTGAAATTATTATATGTCATGCATCAAGGCCAGCATCTTAATAAATGATGGAGCAGATGTGGAGGTTGACTTAAATAATATTCGTAGAGGTGACGTATTTCCCTCAGATTATCAGTGTAGGGGGTCATTATTTGTTCAACCAGCCTCTTCCTGACGGTTCAGCTCCTGGGTCACGCACTCTCTCAGCATGccagctgactttggtgatcaGGTCCTGGGCTGCAGGAGGAAGCTGCATAAAATAGCACCAGGCACtaaaatgttgctttgttttattgtttttttttttgttttgtttttttacaatatcCAGTATGTATACAGTATTTTGTGTCAGGACAGTGATGAGTCACTTTTGACTtactttcttttaaaagaacaatatttTCCAGCTGGCTGTCAAAAtatcaccttttctttttttgcagataTACTTGAACTTATGGCAGATGGTGAGTTATTTTCAGAGGAACAGGAAAAAGGCTGGGGGACTATTTAACATCACAGTGTTTTCCAACATCTAAATGGCTGAATTCACACAAGTGTCCCTCAAGGATATGGATATATATTCAAACATTGGTCACATGTGTATTTTCAAGattcatctatttatttatttatttttataactaataacacaaattacaaaaaaagttacactttccaacttcacaacacataataaaaacaaagtatatACATGTTTGACAAGTGCAGAGGTGCAATATTTGCACCTTGCAATAAATATTATGTTGTAGGTATACACCCAGTTTAAATTGGTTTACAGtacaattcaaatatttaaattattatatttcatgctTCAAACAGAGGTAGACCAAACAAGGCCAGTGTCTCAATAAATGATGGATCAGATGTAGAGGTTGACTTAGTTGGCATTGACAAAGGATTGATAGAGGGACATGAGCTGGGCCTGGAGGTCCTGGGCGTAGGGGTCCAGCTTTTCCCTCAGGTCCTCAGCGTAGGGGGCCACCATTTGTTTAACCAGCTTTGCTCTCTGACTCAGCTCAACCTGGACTTTCTCGGTCACAGGTGCCACACTCTCCTTGAACTCCTGCAGGTGCTGGTCCACCTTCTGCTTCAGGTCATCAGTGTAGGGCCCCAGCTGAGCCTGCAGATCCTTCACACTCTGCTCCAGGTTGGTTTTCAGCTCCTCGCTCTTCTGCATCAGGGTGGTTCTCAGGGCCTCAGAGTCCAGGGAGTCTGCATAGGGTGCCAGCTCCTGTTTGAGCTGGTCCACTTTCTGCTGGATCTGGGCCTTCATGTCCTCGGTGTAGGGCTCCAGCCTGTCCCTGACGGTGTTCAGCTCCTGGGTCACACGCTCTCTCAGCACGTCAGCCTCTGCGGTGACTTTAGTGATCAGATCCTGGGCTGCAGGGGGAAGCTGCTCCTGGAGTGAAAGTGCATACTTGCTGGCTATGTCGGCACTCTCTGTCAGACGGGCACTGGAAGACAAAGTAGATTAGACCATCAGAGATTGGTGTCATACCGTACTAGTCCTAATGATACATGACCAGGGCATTAATTTAGCAAAACCAATGGTAATCTATTGAGTGGCCAGTGAACAACCATGGTGTCAGACAACTTACTTGACATCCTGCCCAAACTGTGATTTCCTGATCATCTCAACAGTGTCATCAGCTGTCTGGGTGGCCTTGCCAATGTAGTCCCAGAAAACATCAGTCAGCACTTCCAGCTGTGGCTTGGGTGCATCAGCATAGAATAGGTTGGCATGGCAGCCTGTTGGAAGGAACCAAGAAGAGCTTGAGGACAGTGCAGCCgtttactttattttgattGTGATGATGGTTGTTGAAGCAATGCTGCATACTGTAGCTTTGACTAAGCTATACAGAAAAGAcactttaaagataaaaaatttaaatgcaaCTTACCAGACAGCACTGCAACGACTAGTACCACGGACACTTTCATGACTGCGtttctaaaaaaacaattacaatctagttaactttcaaaatgtcaaaaatacatatttgctgcataaagttttgttttaaaatgtagtgtTATTCTCACCTGCTTTTGTCTTGTGTACCTCTGAGCGttaaagtgtgtttgtcagtgtgtcagactGTTATATATACACTCAAGTCAGTTGTAGTCTAGAGCCCAAAGTCCAGGAGTCCCTGCCATGTTGTCATAATggctctcttcctgtttctgctgCCTGTCCAGGCTGTTATCACATGACAGCTGAGGCTACAGTTGCAGACACGCAGACACAGTctgtacagtatactgagcTTATATGACATCCAGGAATGTAAAATAAAGCCTATATCAACTAGAAATATTGCAGTATTTCTCCTCTGATCCGTTTCTAAGCACTTAGGATACAGTTATTAACTGTCCACGTACTCCAGTGCATCTGCAGATAACTCCAGATAACCTTGCTGTGCTCACACCACTGGACTTTGTATGAGGGTCAGGAAACGTGAATGTTGCACACTAAAATGCactaaaatgttgttttaatttaggCCTAtagtaaaaataattaaataaataaatccaacaGGATGTCAAAATATCCCTATATtttgctgaaatatttaaatttcaggcctatatatgtttgtttgtacagaaatatattatatatatcaaatGGATATCTGGACCAATAGTTTCTCTGTAGTCCAATTAGCAACATTGCCAGCATTGTCAGTGTACTATTTCAGCTTTACAGCACCTTTGTGCTGTAACTGACTATTGTTTATGATAACacagcatttttctttctaattgtttgtcagtttcaccattacatttcagtaaaaaaagGTACAAGGCCAGCTTTACTGCAAGTGTTTCACTCTCAGAGTCACCAGCATATTTTAAGTCATGGTTATATCaatattaatttctttttagattttatgtcAGCATCAAATAGTGGACTTTTGAAAACTGCTTTAACCTTCAAACCTATACTGTTTATCTCAAAGAGGAATAATTGAAATAAGtttgtaatatttattcaatatttattaaaCTACTTATTTTTCTAATACCAGAAGAAGCAGGAGATAAAGATATATCAAGTTGTCTTCAAGTGCACTTGTACAAAAGTCTTAAAGGGCTCTTGGGGCAAAACAATCTAAAAGTTTCCAGTTAAATATTCTAGTTTAAGGTCTAAGACTCAGCAATGtatctttccttttttaagaaaaaaatgtggtcacagcacaaataaaaataaatttaaaaaatgctgatcTTCAAAAGTGGTTTCAGAGAAGTGGACTATGGTATGTGCACTGTGAAACAGCAGCTACTTTGTCCTTCAGGAGCTGACGGTGTTTGAGTCTGCTAACCCTTGGCCAGACTGACTCATATAGAGACTGTTGAACATTGGTACTGCCACAGAAACTAAACCCACAAGCTTCTGTAATGTTAGCTGGAAAAATGCCATGTTGATGTCAATGGGGACAATAAAACACTTACTGTATATCTAATCAAAGCCAGACATCAAAGAACAATTAAGGACACTGCTTTTTTCAAGGCAGACAGGCTTTTAAGGATGAATTGCTGAATTTACAATAAATCACACATGCATTTCAGTGattatttcaacaacaaaaaaatgtatcaataataataattcagtaaGAAACTTTTAGCTGGCAGATGATCATTGCAGAAAATTATGGGTTATGAACTTctcagtgtctgtgtgcattgGTCTAAA
Protein-coding regions in this window:
- the LOC104929463 gene encoding apolipoprotein A-IV; the encoded protein is MKVSVVLVVAVLSGCHANLFYADAPKPQLEVLTDVFWDYIGKATQTADDTVEMIRKSQFGQDVNARLTESADIASKYALSLQEQLPPAAQDLITKVTAEADVLRERVTQELNTVRDRLEPYTEDMKAQIQQKVDQLKQELAPYADSLDSEALRTTLMQKSEELKTNLEQSVKDLQAQLGPYTDDLKQKVDQHLQEFKESVAPVTEKVQVELSQRAKLVKQMVAPYAEDLREKLDPYAQDLQAQLMSLYQSFVNAN